A single window of Gammaproteobacteria bacterium DNA harbors:
- the vanZ gene encoding VanZ family protein, with the protein MQMPEMGPQRVSDKLNHACAFYALALLLDFARPQTGFGVRKFAVLMAYGVAIECVQYFLPWREFSLLDMVADAVGLLLYVASIPLLMRLPLLRRRWQ; encoded by the coding sequence ATGCAGATGCCGGAGATGGGGCCGCAGCGGGTGTCGGACAAACTGAATCACGCCTGCGCATTCTACGCGCTTGCGCTCCTGCTCGATTTCGCCCGTCCACAGACCGGGTTCGGCGTACGCAAGTTCGCCGTGCTGATGGCGTACGGCGTGGCGATTGAATGCGTGCAGTACTTTCTCCCCTGGCGGGAGTTCTCGCTGCTGGACATGGTGGCCGATGCCGTCGGCCTGCTGCTGTACGTCGCCAGTATCCCGCTGCTGATGCGGCTTCCGCTGTTGCGGCGGCGCTGGCAGTAG
- a CDS encoding histidine triad nucleotide-binding protein, whose amino-acid sequence MKDCLFCKMVRGEIQPSKVYEDDRVLAFRDINPQAPTHVLVIPKQHIATINDLGSGHTSLVGELYLAAQEVARSEGLAESGYRTVMNCGRDAGQAVFHIHLHVLGGRPLHWPPG is encoded by the coding sequence ATGAAAGACTGCCTGTTCTGCAAGATGGTCCGGGGCGAGATCCAGCCCAGCAAGGTGTACGAGGACGACCGCGTGCTGGCCTTCCGCGACATCAATCCTCAGGCGCCGACCCATGTGCTGGTCATCCCCAAGCAGCACATCGCCACCATCAACGATCTGGGTTCCGGGCATACCAGCCTGGTCGGTGAGCTCTATCTTGCCGCGCAGGAGGTGGCGCGCAGCGAAGGCCTTGCCGAGTCCGGCTACCGCACCGTCATGAACTGCGGTCGCGACGCCGGCCAGGCCGTGTTCCACATCCACCTGCATGTGCTCGGCGGCCGGCCGCTGCACTGGCCGCCGGGGTGA
- the tsaB gene encoding tRNA (adenosine(37)-N6)-threonylcarbamoyltransferase complex dimerization subunit type 1 TsaB translates to MKMLAIETSTIACSAALFDGGDPIERFEIAPRGHAELLLPMLDELLAEAGWSREQIDVVAFGRGPGAFTGLRIAAGVAQGIAFGLDTPVVPVSTLAALAYGATREGKGSRILAAMDARMHEIYWGAYELDEGGAPALSGTEQVCAPMDAMLPAGAGWFGAGDAWEVYGEVMRLRLGRRLAGWDAGRYPRARDVALLAAPIYKVGGGLPPEQALPVYLRDNVAQPKRKPSPSE, encoded by the coding sequence ATGAAGATGCTCGCCATCGAGACCTCGACGATCGCCTGCTCGGCGGCGTTGTTCGATGGCGGCGACCCGATCGAGCGCTTCGAGATCGCCCCGCGGGGTCACGCCGAGTTGTTACTCCCCATGCTGGACGAGTTGCTTGCCGAGGCCGGCTGGTCGCGCGAGCAGATCGACGTGGTCGCCTTCGGGCGCGGTCCCGGCGCATTCACCGGCCTGCGCATCGCCGCCGGCGTGGCGCAGGGCATCGCCTTCGGTCTCGATACCCCGGTGGTGCCGGTTTCCACGCTCGCCGCGCTTGCCTACGGCGCCACGCGCGAGGGCAAGGGGTCGCGCATCCTCGCCGCCATGGATGCGCGCATGCACGAGATCTACTGGGGCGCATACGAGCTGGACGAGGGCGGGGCACCGGCCTTGTCCGGCACGGAGCAGGTCTGCGCGCCGATGGACGCTATGCTGCCCGCCGGCGCCGGCTGGTTCGGCGCCGGCGACGCCTGGGAGGTGTATGGCGAGGTCATGCGCCTGCGCCTGGGCCGGCGCCTCGCCGGTTGGGACGCCGGACGCTATCCCCGCGCCCGCGACGTTGCCCTGCTGGCGGCGCCCATATATAAGGTAGGCGGCGGATTGCCTCCCGAGCAGGCCCTGCCCGTCTACCTGCGCGACAACGTCGCGCAACCCAAGCGCAAACCTTCTCCCTCCGAGTGA
- a CDS encoding ATP-dependent DNA helicase: MPDPLIGSAELLGRDGPFAHRIPHFAPRAQQQAMAAAVAATLDAGGLLVAEAGTGTGKTFAYLAPVFQRAGKVVISTGTKALQDQLFQRDIPVVKQALASPLHVALLKGRANYLCLYRLDLAGQSREIALPRAAARMHEVRAWAGRTRSGEISEVADIPGNDPFWYLVTSNAENCLGQDCPAYADCHVIRARRAAQEADVVVINHHLLFSDILLRQEGFGELLPQAQAFILDEAHQLPELASRFFGTALSGRQLGELARDSQRALYALSADTPQLEAAARALEQCVEAFRLALGDGQRQAAWPAASLPPALDAAMHRLQDGVLALLEQLEAAAGRDKELENCWRRAQLLGARLRQFAGSTDAAEDDAEPGERITWFETGARSFTLHVTPMDFAATFRASVERYQSAWVFTSATLAVGEDFSHFCTRLGIGDARTARWDSPFDYAANAVAYLPRGLPEPGTPGYTAAVVQAACPVLAASGGRAFILFTSHHALQEAARLFARMEGFDYPVFVQGTLPHNELLERFRRAGNGVLLGTGSFWEGVDVRGPALSCVIIDKLPFAPPDDPVFQARASLMRARGGNPFRDYQLPAAVIALKQGVGRLIRDVDDRGVLMLCDPRLFSKSYGQVFLRNLPPMRRVRELAEIERFYAGPAGEIPPPDAFGVPG; this comes from the coding sequence ATGCCGGATCCCCTGATCGGCTCCGCTGAACTGCTCGGGCGCGACGGCCCGTTCGCGCACCGGATCCCGCACTTCGCGCCGCGCGCGCAGCAGCAGGCGATGGCCGCCGCGGTGGCCGCAACGCTCGACGCCGGCGGGCTGCTGGTCGCCGAGGCCGGCACCGGCACCGGCAAGACCTTCGCCTATCTGGCGCCCGTGTTCCAGCGCGCGGGCAAGGTCGTCATCTCGACCGGCACCAAGGCCCTGCAGGACCAGCTGTTCCAGCGTGACATCCCGGTGGTGAAGCAGGCGCTCGCAAGTCCGCTGCACGTCGCGCTGCTCAAGGGACGCGCCAACTACCTGTGCCTGTACCGCCTCGACCTGGCCGGCCAGTCGCGCGAGATCGCGCTCCCGCGCGCGGCGGCGCGCATGCACGAGGTGCGCGCCTGGGCCGGACGCACGCGCAGCGGCGAGATCAGCGAGGTCGCCGACATCCCCGGCAACGATCCGTTCTGGTACCTGGTCACCTCGAATGCCGAGAACTGTCTGGGCCAGGACTGCCCGGCCTACGCCGACTGTCATGTGATCAGGGCGCGGCGCGCGGCGCAGGAGGCGGATGTGGTGGTGATCAATCATCACCTGCTGTTTTCCGACATCCTGCTGCGCCAGGAAGGCTTCGGCGAGCTGCTGCCGCAGGCGCAGGCCTTTATCCTCGACGAGGCACACCAGTTGCCCGAGCTCGCCTCGCGCTTCTTCGGTACCGCATTGAGCGGACGCCAGCTCGGCGAATTGGCCCGCGATTCCCAGCGCGCCCTGTACGCGCTCAGCGCCGATACGCCGCAACTGGAGGCCGCCGCGCGCGCGCTCGAGCAGTGCGTGGAGGCGTTCCGGCTCGCGCTCGGCGACGGGCAGCGCCAGGCGGCGTGGCCGGCGGCATCCCTCCCGCCGGCGCTCGACGCCGCCATGCACCGCCTGCAGGACGGCGTGCTCGCGCTGCTCGAGCAGCTCGAGGCGGCGGCCGGGCGCGACAAGGAGCTGGAGAACTGCTGGCGGCGGGCGCAGCTGCTGGGCGCGCGGCTGCGCCAGTTCGCCGGCAGCACGGACGCGGCGGAGGACGACGCGGAGCCGGGCGAGCGCATCACCTGGTTCGAGACCGGCGCGCGCTCGTTCACCCTGCACGTCACACCGATGGATTTCGCCGCCACCTTCCGCGCCAGCGTGGAACGCTATCAGAGTGCCTGGGTGTTCACCTCGGCGACCTTGGCGGTCGGGGAGGATTTCAGTCATTTCTGCACTCGCCTCGGCATCGGGGACGCGCGCACCGCGCGCTGGGACAGCCCGTTCGACTACGCCGCCAACGCCGTGGCGTATCTGCCGCGCGGCCTGCCCGAGCCCGGCACGCCGGGTTATACCGCGGCCGTGGTGCAGGCTGCGTGCCCGGTGCTGGCGGCCAGCGGCGGGCGCGCGTTCATCCTCTTCACCAGCCACCATGCACTGCAGGAAGCGGCGCGGCTGTTCGCCCGCATGGAAGGGTTCGACTATCCGGTGTTCGTGCAGGGCACCTTGCCGCACAATGAGTTGCTCGAGCGCTTCCGCCGCGCCGGCAACGGCGTCCTGCTCGGTACCGGGAGTTTCTGGGAAGGGGTCGACGTGCGCGGGCCGGCGCTGTCCTGCGTCATCATCGACAAGCTGCCGTTCGCCCCCCCGGACGACCCGGTGTTCCAGGCGCGCGCGTCCCTGATGAGAGCGCGCGGCGGCAATCCGTTCCGCGACTACCAGCTGCCGGCGGCGGTCATCGCCCTTAAACAGGGAGTCGGGCGTTTGATCCGCGACGTCGACGACCGCGGCGTGCTGATGCTGTGCGACCCGCGTCTGTTCAGCAAATCCTACGGCCAGGTTTTCCTGCGCAATCTGCCGCCCATGCGCCGTGTGCGGGAGCTGGCGGAGATAGAACGATTCTATGCGGGCCCTGCAGGGGAGATCCCGCCGCCGGACGCCTTCGGTGTGCCCGGCTGA
- a CDS encoding AAA family ATPase, with amino-acid sequence MNAQDPSLIQALQDAALYDHPVAGFRVIETHISWVLLTGPYAYKIKKAVDLGFLDFSTLDKRRHYCEEELRLNRRLAPALYRDVVTITGTPARPVLNGAGAALEYAVRMIQFDPAQQFDHLLAADRLTPELLARFAAGLARFHAAAARATAGDRYGTPAAVAEPVEENFAQIRLPPEFPAETALLRELHDESVRAGAALRPVLQQRKAAGHVRECHGDLHLGNITLHAGEPLAFDCLEFNDRLRWIDVMSEIAFLVMDLDAHGRADLGLGFLNEYLHHSGDYAGLVLLRYYQAYRALVRAKVESIRLRQSGATAATAFDALRAYIRLARDYLRPRPRALVITHGPSGSGKTTHTNALLAPCAMIRARSDVERKRLFGYTPEARTQSGLDADLYSADAGARTYRRLEELAAAIIDAGFTALIDATFLKAAQRAPFRALAAQLGVPFMILDFQADAAVLRARVEGRMRVGRDASEATPGVLKRQMDTQEALTTEECADTITIDTGQPVDAALIAAEITRRIAR; translated from the coding sequence ATGAATGCGCAGGATCCTTCACTGATACAGGCGCTGCAGGACGCCGCGCTCTACGATCACCCGGTCGCGGGCTTTCGCGTCATTGAGACGCACATCTCCTGGGTGCTGCTCACCGGGCCCTATGCCTACAAGATCAAGAAGGCCGTCGATCTCGGCTTCCTCGATTTCTCCACGCTCGACAAGCGGCGTCACTACTGCGAGGAGGAACTGCGGCTCAACCGCCGCCTCGCCCCCGCGCTCTATCGCGATGTCGTGACCATCACCGGCACCCCGGCCCGGCCCGTACTGAACGGCGCGGGCGCGGCGCTCGAATACGCCGTCAGGATGATCCAGTTCGATCCGGCGCAGCAGTTCGACCACCTGCTCGCCGCGGACCGACTGACACCGGAACTGCTCGCCCGCTTCGCCGCCGGCCTCGCCCGCTTTCACGCCGCGGCCGCGCGTGCGACGGCCGGCGATCGCTATGGCACGCCGGCGGCCGTGGCCGAACCGGTGGAGGAAAACTTCGCGCAGATCCGCCTGCCGCCGGAGTTTCCGGCCGAGACGGCGCTGCTGCGGGAATTGCACGACGAATCCGTGCGCGCGGGCGCGGCGCTGCGCCCGGTGCTGCAACAGCGCAAGGCCGCTGGCCACGTGCGGGAGTGCCACGGCGACCTGCATCTCGGCAACATCACGCTCCACGCGGGTGAACCGCTGGCCTTCGACTGCCTGGAGTTCAACGACCGCCTGCGCTGGATCGATGTCATGAGCGAGATCGCATTCCTGGTCATGGACCTCGACGCGCACGGGCGCGCCGATCTCGGCCTGGGCTTTCTGAACGAGTACCTGCACCACAGTGGCGATTACGCGGGACTAGTCCTGTTGCGTTACTATCAGGCCTATCGCGCGCTGGTGCGCGCCAAGGTCGAGAGCATCCGCCTGCGCCAGAGCGGCGCGACGGCTGCGACGGCCTTTGACGCCCTGCGCGCCTACATCCGTCTGGCCCGCGACTACCTTCGCCCGCGACCGCGCGCCCTGGTGATCACCCATGGCCCGTCCGGCTCGGGCAAGACGACGCATACCAACGCCCTGCTCGCGCCCTGCGCCATGATCCGCGCCCGCTCCGACGTCGAGCGCAAACGCCTGTTCGGCTACACGCCCGAGGCGCGCACGCAATCCGGGCTCGACGCCGACCTCTACAGCGCTGACGCCGGCGCGCGTACCTACCGGCGCCTGGAAGAGCTCGCGGCCGCGATCATCGATGCGGGGTTCACGGCGCTGATCGATGCGACCTTTCTCAAGGCGGCGCAGCGGGCGCCGTTCCGCGCCCTCGCCGCGCAGCTCGGCGTGCCCTTTATGATCCTGGATTTCCAGGCCGATGCGGCCGTCCTGAGGGCGCGCGTCGAGGGGCGCATGCGCGTCGGCCGCGATGCCTCCGAGGCCACGCCGGGGGTATTGAAGCGGCAGATGGACACCCAGGAGGCGCTGACGACGGAGGAATGCGCCGACACAATTACCATCGACACCGGCCAGCCCGTGGATGCCGCGCTGATCGCGGCAGAGATCACCCGGCGCATCGCCAGATAA
- the amrS gene encoding AmmeMemoRadiSam system radical SAM enzyme has product MTEPSGRESDSAATVPTRHWHALDDGRVQCDLCPRFCKLHEGQRGLCFVRARWDGGVVLTTYGRSSGFCIDPIEKKPLNHFLPGTPVLSFGTAGCNLACKFCQNWDISKSREFDTLADAAAPATIARAARELGCRSVAFTYNDPVIFHEYAIDVAQACHEQGIRTVAVTAGYVCPEPRAEFYRHMDAANVDLKAFSERFYRNIAGAQLGAVLDSLVYLKHQTQVWFELTTLLIPGENDSEGEIDAMTRWVVAELGPDVPMHFTAFHPDWKMRDHPPTPPATLTRAREIARANGVHHVYTGNVHDATGGSTFCHHCGEVLIQRDWYVLGAWNLTADGRCGSCGTRCAGVFEEAPGSWGARRLPVRLKDYAID; this is encoded by the coding sequence ATGACCGAGCCCTCCGGTAGGGAATCCGACAGCGCCGCCACGGTGCCGACCCGCCACTGGCACGCGCTGGACGACGGTCGCGTGCAGTGCGACCTGTGTCCACGCTTCTGCAAGCTGCACGAGGGCCAGCGCGGACTGTGCTTCGTGCGCGCCCGCTGGGACGGTGGCGTCGTGCTGACCACCTATGGTCGTTCCAGCGGTTTCTGCATCGATCCGATCGAGAAGAAGCCGCTCAATCATTTCCTGCCCGGCACGCCGGTGCTGTCCTTCGGCACCGCCGGCTGCAACCTGGCGTGCAAGTTCTGCCAGAACTGGGATATCAGCAAGTCGCGCGAATTCGACACCCTGGCCGATGCCGCCGCGCCAGCGACCATCGCGCGCGCGGCGCGCGAGCTCGGCTGCCGCAGCGTGGCCTTCACCTATAACGACCCGGTCATCTTTCACGAGTACGCCATCGACGTCGCGCAGGCCTGCCATGAACAGGGCATCAGGACGGTCGCAGTGACCGCAGGTTATGTCTGCCCCGAGCCGCGCGCCGAATTCTACCGCCACATGGACGCCGCCAACGTCGACCTGAAGGCCTTCAGCGAGCGCTTCTACCGCAATATCGCCGGCGCGCAACTCGGCGCGGTGCTGGATTCCCTGGTGTACCTGAAACATCAGACCCAGGTCTGGTTCGAGCTGACTACGCTGCTGATTCCGGGCGAGAACGACAGCGAGGGGGAGATCGATGCGATGACGCGCTGGGTGGTCGCGGAGCTGGGGCCCGACGTGCCCATGCACTTCACCGCCTTCCACCCGGACTGGAAGATGCGCGACCATCCGCCGACGCCGCCCGCCACACTGACACGCGCGCGGGAGATCGCCCGGGCCAACGGCGTGCATCATGTCTACACCGGCAACGTGCACGACGCCACCGGCGGCAGCACGTTCTGTCATCACTGCGGCGAGGTGCTGATCCAGCGCGACTGGTATGTGCTGGGTGCGTGGAATCTGACCGCCGACGGCCGCTGCGGATCCTGCGGCACGCGCTGTGCCGGCGTGTTCGAGGAAGCGCCGGGCAGCTGGGGCGCGCGACGGCTGCCGGTGCGGCTTAAGGATTACGCCATCGATTAG
- the amrB gene encoding AmmeMemoRadiSam system protein B, with translation MHTVRAPAVAGQFYPADARELRVQVRALLDAVHTAAADSVPKAVIAPHAGYVYSGPVAASLYARLAPARGRIRRVVLLGPAHRVAFDGLALSSAAAFSTPLGDVPLDTAARARLLNLPQVRILDEAHRAEHSLEVQLPFLQEVLTEFTLVPLVVGDATPEEVSEVIETLWGGPETLILISSDLSHYHDYATARRLDAATSRAIEALRPQDIHYEDACGRNPVNGLLLSARNHGLRARTLDLRNSGDTAGPRDRVVGYGAYAFDA, from the coding sequence ATGCATACTGTCAGAGCCCCGGCTGTGGCCGGCCAGTTCTATCCCGCCGACGCGCGTGAGCTGCGTGTCCAGGTTCGTGCGCTGCTCGACGCGGTGCACACGGCCGCGGCGGACTCCGTGCCCAAGGCCGTCATCGCCCCGCACGCCGGCTATGTCTACTCGGGGCCGGTGGCGGCAAGCCTGTACGCCCGACTGGCGCCGGCGCGTGGCCGCATCCGGCGCGTCGTGCTGCTCGGACCCGCCCACCGCGTCGCCTTCGACGGCCTCGCGCTGAGCAGCGCCGCGGCCTTCAGCACGCCGCTGGGCGATGTCCCGCTCGATACCGCCGCCCGCGCGCGACTGCTGAACCTGCCCCAGGTCCGCATCCTGGACGAGGCGCATCGCGCCGAGCACAGCCTGGAAGTGCAGTTGCCCTTCCTGCAGGAAGTGCTGACGGAGTTCACCCTGGTCCCGCTCGTCGTCGGCGACGCGACACCCGAGGAGGTAAGCGAGGTGATCGAAACCCTGTGGGGCGGCCCCGAAACCCTGATCTTGATCAGCAGCGATCTCAGCCACTATCACGATTACGCCACGGCGCGGCGTCTCGATGCCGCGACCTCGCGCGCGATCGAGGCCTTGCGTCCACAGGACATCCACTATGAAGACGCCTGCGGCCGCAACCCGGTCAACGGCCTGCTGCTCAGCGCACGCAACCACGGTCTGCGCGCGCGCACGCTCGACCTGCGCAATTCCGGAGACACCGCCGGTCCACGCGACCGCGTGGTCGGCTACGGGGCGTACGCCTTCGATGCCTGA
- the amrA gene encoding AmmeMemoRadiSam system protein A: MPERGETDTRDTPALSIAAAAIAHGLAQGAPPPPRDDYPAALRRPGASFVTLTHAGELRGCIGSLEAHRALARDLALNAYAAAFLDPRFPPLRDVEVTTLSLEIAILNPLEAFPCDSETELLAQLRPHVDGLLLEEGARHRATFLPKVWEMLPEPAEFLRALRRKAGLAPDYWSESLRFARYTTAVIQGGYLETLARDGGNPLPG; the protein is encoded by the coding sequence ATGCCTGAGCGCGGAGAAACGGACACCAGGGACACGCCCGCGCTGTCCATCGCCGCCGCCGCGATCGCCCACGGCCTCGCGCAAGGCGCACCGCCGCCCCCGCGCGACGATTATCCCGCCGCCCTGCGGCGGCCGGGCGCGAGTTTCGTCACCCTGACCCATGCGGGCGAACTGCGCGGCTGCATCGGCAGCCTCGAAGCGCACCGTGCGCTGGCGCGCGACCTGGCCCTGAATGCCTACGCCGCGGCCTTTCTGGATCCGCGCTTCCCGCCGCTGCGGGACGTCGAGGTCACCACGCTGAGTCTGGAGATCGCGATCCTGAACCCGCTCGAGGCCTTCCCCTGCGACAGCGAAACCGAACTCCTCGCGCAGCTGCGCCCCCATGTCGATGGACTGCTGCTGGAGGAAGGGGCGCGGCACCGTGCGACCTTCCTGCCCAAGGTGTGGGAGATGCTGCCGGAACCGGCGGAGTTTCTGCGCGCGCTGCGCCGCAAGGCCGGCCTGGCGCCGGACTACTGGTCGGAATCGCTGCGCTTCGCGCGCTACACCACCGCGGTTATCCAGGGCGGATATCTGGAAACGCTCGCGCGCGACGGCGGGAACCCGCTACCGGGCTGA